The Lachnospiraceae bacterium KM106-2 nucleotide sequence ATGAACATCTACGGTTCTGGTATCACCGATATATTCATAGCCCCAGATATGATCGAGAAGCTGTTCTCTTGTAAATACTTGATTAGGATGAGAGGCCAGGAAGTAGAAGAGTTCTAATTCCTTTGGCGGCATCTCTATATTTGCATCATTGTAGATAACAGAATAGTTTGAAATATTAATGATAAGATCCTGATATTCTACGAATTCTCCAGTTTGGGCTGGTGCACTTTCTTTTACAGTAGCGATCGCAGGTTCCGTAACGGGATGGAAACGTCGTAAGACAGCCTTTACTCGAGCTACAAGTTCTTTGGAATCAAACGGCTTGATAATATAGTCATCGGAACCTAATTCTAGACCAAGTACTTTAT carries:
- a CDS encoding phosphate regulon transcriptional regulatory protein PhoB; protein product: MATKQKILIVDDDTNIAELISLYLIKECFDTHIVNDGEAAIEAFKTYEPNLILLDLMLPGIDGYEVCREIRKQSNVPIIMLSAKGEIFDKVLGLELGSDDYIIKPFDSKELVARVKAVLRRFHPVTEPAIATVKESAPAQTGEFVEYQDLIINISNYSVIYNDANIEMPPKELELFYFLASHPNQVFTREQLLDHIWGYEYIGDTRTVDVHIKRLREKIKDHDQWGLATVWGIGYKFEVK